Below is a genomic region from Ziziphus jujuba cultivar Dongzao chromosome 7, ASM3175591v1.
CTAATTTAAAAGACTTTGAGCTGCTTGGCAGTTTGGTTTATCCAACAGACCAATGGATCAAACTTGGGAATTTCAATTCTACAAATGTAAAGCTAGCACAGCGGTTTGTTCTTCCGGAGCCCAAATGGGTTAGATATCTAAAGCTAAATCTTCTAAGCCATTACGGTTCAGAATTTTACTGTACACTAAGTGTTGTTGAGGTTTATGGAGTGGATGCTGTTGAGCGAATGCTTGAGGACTTGATATCTGTTCAAGATAACACATTAAAATCTGAGGGACCAGCTAGTGACCAGAAATCAGTATCATCTGAGCCAGAGGCTCCTGGTGGTGattatcaatatcaaaatatcaataaagAAATGGATCCTCAGACAGCAAGTGGTAGCTCTAATGTGAACCATGAAATTGTGAAAAGTAATGTGCCTGATCCTGTTGAAGAAGTGCGTCATCAACCAGTCGGAAGGATGCCTGGTGACACTGTTATTAAAATACTGATGCAGAAAGTTCGTGCATTGGATATAAATTTATCTGTTCTGGAGCGATACCTTGAGGAACTGACTTCCAGATATGGAAATATTTTCCAAGAAATTGACAAAGATATAGGAGATAAAGATAGACTTCTAGAGAAGATAAGAGCAGACATACATAATCTACTTGAAAGCCAGGGCAGCATTGTATGTGAACCTCTTGTCTGATGGAATTCTTCTACATAAACATcattataataacaattaatttcgTATTAGTATTATAGTTACCATTCTGCCTTattcattttgtcattgttttgTTGCCCTTGCAGACTAAAGATGTTGACGATCTTAATTCGTGGAAGTCACTTGCATCCATTCAGTTGGATAATTTAGTCAGGGACAATGCCATTCTCAGGTGACAAATTGTTCTTAAGCAATAAACAATTTGAAGTTGTATACTTTTATGCAGTTTGAGCTTTCAGATAACTTGATTCTTATGTTGTATTtgaaagtatatatgatcttagaAGAGAATTTACTCTttggaggggaaaaaaagatgTCAAATTGAAAGATTAAAGTGGTAACTAAGTATACCAATATACTAGaagaaaagcatattgaaaGACTTAAAAGGGGTAATTAAGTATACCAATATATTAGAAGTGTATTGGAGCCTATACATCTGTTTGTTTTCTCAAAAAAACATAAGCAGAGGCCTATTAGGAACATCTAGGGGGTAATGGTAGCTAAttgaggatttattttttttaattttttttttattattatttttttccctccccCAACCCCATATTTCTGTGAGCTAATAATTGCCATTGAAATGCAGATCCGAGGTCGAAAAGGTTCGGGAGAGGCAGAATTCTATAGAGGATAAGAATATAGTAATATTCGTTGTGTGTATAATTTTTTCGTTATTGGCACTTTTGAGGTTTTTTCTAGACATGGCGGTTAGTGTTTATATGGCATTGAGTGTTCAAAGAACAACAAATAATTCCGGGAAATTTTGTTCGACGGGTTCTTCCTGGTTTTTCTTATTGTTGAGTTGTACCCTTATCCTATTCATACTTGCATTATAATTTATAGTAAAACACATCCTGGAGCACTTCAACTTGAATGCTTGTACTTCATTACATAAGTTTGCGattataaaagtaataaaaggCTATAATTGCAAAAAGATTCTCATTTTAGACAGTGGGCCCAAATATTTTAGAACTGGAAAGCAAAAGCAGCCCAATTGTGAGAACGAGACCAATATGAATTGGGCTTAAACGGATCTCTCATCCTTACTAGCCGGAAACAAATCTAGCGCAAAGGGAACCAAAATTAGTTGACAAAGGAGGCAAATGTTGACTGCCTCATGGTTGAAATAAAACCTGAATATTATAccgctttatttattttttggaaataaattaataatattatgccGCTTGAAATATAGCAGAGAATCAGTGCCACAAGTCAAAATATAATAGGCAATTCCTAGTCGGATTTTATTGACGAATGTTTCATGtcatgatatttgaaattttagtgGTTTTCATTGCATTTTTCGAGATAGGGCTGGTCGATTGGGTTGCTGTTGGGCTCTAGGCACGTGTGAAGAAACTGGAATggcaacaatttttatttatttatttgtttttgcaaacttaTAAATGTTTTCGTTATTAATGTCAGTACCAAGAACTTGTTGCTCTGCATGTGCATTAAAGAAATGATTTCGAATCTCAGGAACTGTTGATATTTACCACCGCCCCTGTCTAAAAAAGTTCAACTACTAGGCGTAGAGTTAGTAAGTTTTAATATCCTAGTAACTACTTTTCCATCAAGTTCGAGtctaaagaaattatatatattacgtatatttttatcatgtaagatgaaaaaaatttatttaccattTAGGCTTAAAATGTACTTTCAATcctaatatattttgttttactttagtttttattataatCCGTTgctaattataaaaaaagacaTGGAATTTAGAACacgagttatatatatatatatatataaattgttaataaAATGGGGTTTTATTAGATTATCAGtaataaagaatataattttgataagaaAACTAACTATCAGCTTGAGTATTAACAAGCAGGTGGCCGTGACGGTGACGGAGTCCAAACTCCGATATCTTAGATTTCCTGAAATTTGTATGATTATTAAACTCAAAACTTATGAaatttttcctaattttctGTGTCCAACAACcaactttaaaattttctttttgtacgGCAAAATTAAATTATGTCTTCCACTCCCTGCACTGTTTTCCACTTTCCAcaactattaaaaataatatatttttcgaACATATTTCTCGTTTAAGACTCCAAATGTTTAATACTTGCAGGTTGCTtctttgtttaataattttttttcttcaattagtTTTGACTGTTTTGGTTGATTATTTTCAGCTCTTGGGAATAGATTTATATTCTGAATAGAAGAATCTTGTTGTCTACAAGCTTCCTAAAAAGGTAcctaaagaaaaaagttttatattaattttataaatctaCAAGCTTAgtatcatttttgttttaagataCAAGCTTAGTATCATATTCTGATACTAATCCCACTTTGACGTAAAAGATATAACACTTCATATTCTGATACTAATCCCACTTTGACGTAAAAGATATAAAACTGTTAATAAGTCTTTATTTTGGAAAAGTGAAGTACATtcaaataaaagtaattaagaAAGTTAGAGCGAATttgtttttaaggaaaaaagagGTAAAACATTTGGatcattgtaaaaaaaaaaaaaaggttcgaGATATCAACTTTATGAAGTAAAAGCACTGCATGTTGAACATCTTAAAAGAACGTATGAGCTTAATTAGCTTTCTGCCTCCTCCACATAATCCCTATAGAACTTTTACAGCTTATATGCTGCCGAAACGAATAACCCAAATTCTCAGATAGGAATATCTAGTATTGAAAGAAATGAATCCCTCACTATAATCCTATCCACCCACATCGCTTATTAATTAGTGTGATATATTGTTGCCTCTATTGGAACATCGTAGAGTGAAGAAATGAAGCCTCCTAATAAAccatcctcttcttcttcttcatacaTGTGGCCTTCTTATTCCTTTATGGTTCTGTTGCTTGTATTGCCTCTGCTTCTGATCTCAATACTTGTTTTTACACTCGGTGAAGCACGATATTTGTCATGGCCACCATGGAAAGCCGACAAACTTCTGGGTTACACTGATGCTCCGCTAGTTTTGTCTACCAAAAGGCCTTCTGAATTACTTGTAGCAGCACAATCTCCATTAACTTCTTCAAAACCCAACGAAACAGTTCTTGATCTCCCTCAAGTTGTAAGTACTTTTTCACCGTTGTTAGAGACTTATTTTCGTCCTTGTTATTCTTAATAAATGTTCTCTTGCTGTTGGATTTTAGGGTGAGAAACAAGAGATGATAAAGAATAATGAAACTTCTATCACTTCAACAAATGTTACAAAGAGACATAGCAGGTTAGAGCAACTAGAAGCAAGTTTAGCTAGAGCCCGATCCTCCATTAGACAAGCTGCTCAAGTTCGAAATCTAACATCGACTGATGATGACCCCGACTATGTTCCCCAAGGCCCAATATACAGGAATGCAAATGCTTTCcacaggtatatatatatatatatattatatgtacagTCCACTCAAACGAGGACACTAAATAAAGAAGGATATACTTCTTACAACATACTGTAGAATGTATATCTGCACAATATCCTGAGTTGCATCCTCACTACTAGATATTGTATGGCCTATTTGCATACTCAGTTGCGTATGTTTCTAGTTGTTTATTAGTTACTGATCATCAAATCCATGTTACTAATTGTTTTATTAGTTTCTAATCatcaaaacataataataataaaaaaaccctGCAGGAGTTACTTGGAGATGGAAAAGCTTTTCAAGATATATGTGTACGAAGAAGGAGATCCTCCAATGTTTCATGATGGACCGTGTAAAAGCATATATTCAACAGAGGGAAGGTTCATCCATGAGATGGAAAAGGGAAACAAATACCGAACCCAAAATCCCGATGAGGCCCTTATTTATTTCCTACCATTTAGTGTGGTCAAGATGGTGCAGTACCTCTACGTGCCAGATACCCGTGATAGATCAGCCATGAAGCGTGCTGTTACCGACTATATCAATATCATTTCTGATAAACATCCCTTTTGGAATCGAAGCCTTGGTGCCGATCATTTTATGCTTTCTTGCCATGATTGGGTAAGCAATAATGTACAGATATATGTTCCATATatacactttatttattttatacttaTAATTAAGATTTTTGTAATCTAAATTAACTTTATGTTTTCATAGGGGCCTGTCACATCTTCTTATGTCCCACACTTGTTCAACAAGTCCATTAGAGTTCTGTGCAATGCAAATACTTCAGAAGGATTTAATCCATCTAAAGATGTCTCATTCCCAGAAATCCACCTTCGAACAGGGGAAATCAAAGGACTAATTGGGGGTTTTTCGCCATCACGCAGACCAATTCTTGCTTTCTTTGCAGGCCGTCTACATGGCCATATAAGGTACCTCCTTCTAGAGCAATGGAAAGGAAAAGACCAAGATGTGCAAGTTTATGATCAACTTCCAAAGGGAGTCTCTTACGACTTGATGCTGAAGAAGAGCAAATTTTGCTTGTGTCCCAGTGGCTATGAAGTGGCAAGCCCCAGAGTTGTGGAAGCCATATATGCAGAATGTGTTCCGGTATTGATTTCGGATAGTTATGTACCACCTTTCAGCGATGTTCTCAATTGGAAGTCATTTTCTGTACAGGTGCAGGTGAAGGATATACCAAATATCAAAAGAATACTAACGGGAATATCTCAAAGTCAATATTTGAGAATGCAGAGAAGAGTTAAGCAAGTGCAGAAGCATTTTGTAGCAAATGGACCACCAACGAGATTCGATGTTTTCCATATGATTGTTCACTCTATTTGGCTCAGGAGGTTGAATGTACGGATAGAGGATTAGtgttttgataaaattgttgCATGTAAAAGAGAAATGAGCTTGCGCTCAGTCTTCTTAATAGGGAACCACATTCCCAAGTTTTCCAAAATGGTAGCGAAATTTGTTTGACAATGTAACCAATAAATCAACATATGAAAATAGTTAATTTTGTACTTTTGCTTTTGGGCTATTTTTTACAACACTAACACCATTATTTTAGAAACGGCTATCACTTCAATCTGTTGAAATTCGAAATTCAATtagattctttttttattgtttgggGTAATAATTAAATCAGATTCTAGCCAagtatagttaaaaaaaaaaaatcaccaaaaaaaaggaacaaaaattagttaaacatgattaaaatgtaatattttacTATGATAGAGAACTCAGGtaagttaaaaaatttatattgtgtAAAACCCGAACAGTAATATTACTTAACAtcaataaatttaaagaaaaatattacgCATGACTGACCGTGGGGTGTTGGGTTTGTGGATAGAGATGGCAGAGGTCAGACCATCGGCAAGAAAATTTTTGGCCAGAGAGGGATTTCAACATTCTGCTAAGACAGTAAATAGGACATGCAGTACCGCagaccatataatatatataccaaaaatgATGAGATTTTACTTTTTACAGTAACTCATTGCGTATCCTAACCATCTATAGTATCAATATCCCAGTACCACAAGAATTATTATCTTGACTTCGATTCCTCAAAATTGGAGTTTAATTACCttcttattttacttttctttttttggaaaaaacaaaaaaacaaaaaaaagatggGTAAAATagcatatcatatatatttcaCGCATTGGTCCATTAAATTTTTGAAGCGtgtaaaggaaatgaaaattcaatgaaaaattttacaaaaatttcaaaaatactgaaaaaaaattactcaaaaAACCTGAAAGAATCaccacagatatatatatattaatcttttatgtacacacctctctctctctctctcttccctaaTGATTTTACTAGAAAAATCACGGTGGGGCTGAACAGGTCACTCACCAAGAATGCAGTGATAGTCATCTGTCCGCTCATTTAGAAATATTTGTAGCCAGACTGTGGTGGTGCAGGCGGCAACCGATTAGGAGTATTACGACGGCTTCCAGAGTTTGATCCATTGTTCACATCACCATTCTGTGCAGGGTCACTGTAATGTCGACTGTGACCATTGGATGAGGATCTAGGCTTGTCTCTAGGGGAGTAGTCAACGGGGCCATTAGCAGCAGCATCAAATGCAGATCTCCAGTCATCA
It encodes:
- the LOC107410835 gene encoding SUN domain-containing protein 4; the protein is MQRSRRALLQRRALEKAFTGRNHKCKVSLSLLLFLWALLFIFNLWISHGDGFGDGAVVRPVDVSTWNETKLDSGKYTDSVDIHSFEKTDSIHSSDGLSANGVTPSSLSGELLDAKEVKDDASDEASKNYVSASGKQSKRENSSSGTKPEIDRLSHVVPVGLDEFKSKTYSSKSKSGIGPSGGIKHKVEPGGTEYNYASASKGAKVLAFNKEAKGASNILGRDKDKYLRNPCSAEEKFVIIELSEETLVDTIEIGNFEHYSSNLKDFELLGSLVYPTDQWIKLGNFNSTNVKLAQRFVLPEPKWVRYLKLNLLSHYGSEFYCTLSVVEVYGVDAVERMLEDLISVQDNTLKSEGPASDQKSVSSEPEAPGGDYQYQNINKEMDPQTASGSSNVNHEIVKSNVPDPVEEVRHQPVGRMPGDTVIKILMQKVRALDINLSVLERYLEELTSRYGNIFQEIDKDIGDKDRLLEKIRADIHNLLESQGSITKDVDDLNSWKSLASIQLDNLVRDNAILRSEVEKVRERQNSIEDKNIVIFVVCIIFSLLALLRFFLDMAVSVYMALSVQRTTNNSGKFCSTGSSWFFLLLSCTLILFILAL
- the LOC107410836 gene encoding probable glycosyltransferase At5g03795 — encoded protein: MKPPNKPSSSSSSYMWPSYSFMVLLLVLPLLLISILVFTLGEARYLSWPPWKADKLLGYTDAPLVLSTKRPSELLVAAQSPLTSSKPNETVLDLPQVGEKQEMIKNNETSITSTNVTKRHSRLEQLEASLARARSSIRQAAQVRNLTSTDDDPDYVPQGPIYRNANAFHRSYLEMEKLFKIYVYEEGDPPMFHDGPCKSIYSTEGRFIHEMEKGNKYRTQNPDEALIYFLPFSVVKMVQYLYVPDTRDRSAMKRAVTDYINIISDKHPFWNRSLGADHFMLSCHDWGPVTSSYVPHLFNKSIRVLCNANTSEGFNPSKDVSFPEIHLRTGEIKGLIGGFSPSRRPILAFFAGRLHGHIRYLLLEQWKGKDQDVQVYDQLPKGVSYDLMLKKSKFCLCPSGYEVASPRVVEAIYAECVPVLISDSYVPPFSDVLNWKSFSVQVQVKDIPNIKRILTGISQSQYLRMQRRVKQVQKHFVANGPPTRFDVFHMIVHSIWLRRLNVRIED